A genomic stretch from Cydia amplana chromosome 1, ilCydAmpl1.1, whole genome shotgun sequence includes:
- the LOC134653601 gene encoding uncharacterized protein LOC134653601 gives MAARPAPPRTKKQNHANIPCPIENCARFTYGKLPDHLTKIHGLTGAERDALNEQQRKRFFNGELCQVRYLKESAIRDLWGSDYDEPRIRAKIQQSYALVKIRIIPLAATQRSRPLTEQDANVLTAYNARTAPRPARVQRARTRARPYTVPETPQVDRRASSESSEEENTRTNPLPPSPPPSSPSLPPSPAPYELQPVETRLQDIFDSKIDAGYKAVIDNMKKSMTMGRTLGARKRKAYRTYRRYAKRLIAYLHRQHSPLAYDVDVLLCGERQVCAFLEHIRSEHKTKTLRNYIVAAIKLLDSRLFAIETDPSCKEKVASMTHVYDVLHGKLNECDRLLAQKEPCQKQVAAFDSDEIDPSFNEGYELV, from the coding sequence ATGGCTGCGCGACCAGCTCCGCCACGTACGAAGAAACAAAATCACGCGAATATACCCTGTCCCATAGAAAACTGCGCCCGCTTCACTTACGGCAAACTTCCCGATCATCTGACAAAGATCCACGGCCTGACAGGCGCGGAACGCGATGCCCTCAACGAACAGCAGAGAAAACGTTTTTTTAACGGAGAACTGTGCCAAGTGCGATATCTCAAAGAATCAGCAATCAGAGACCTTTGGGGaagcgattatgatgaacctaGGATAAGAGCGAAGATACAACAGAGCTACGCACTGGTCAAGATTCGGATTATTCCGTTGGCAGCGACACAGCGATCTCGTCCATTAACGGAACAAGACGCTAACGTTCTTACCGCTTATAACGCTAGAACTGCTCCCAGACCTGCAAGAGTCCAGCGGGCCAGAACTCGAGCTCGACCCTATACAGTACCAGAAACGCCGCAAGTTGATCGCAGAGCATCAAGCGAGTCCAGCGAAGAAGAAAATACTAGAACCAATCCCTTACCTCCATCGCCGCCACCGTCATCTCCGTCTCTTCCGCCCTCTCCAGCCCCGTACGAACTCCAGCCGGTTGAGACACGTTTACAAGACATATTCGACTCCAAAATCGACGCGGGCTACAAAGCAGTCATAGACAATATGAAGAAATCTATGACAATGGGAAGAACGCTTGGAGCTCGAAAACGAAAGGCATACAGAACTTACCGGCGCTACGCTAAGAGACTGATAGCATACCTCCACAGACAACATTCACCTCTGGCATACGATGTCGACGTACTTCTATGTGGAGAAAGACAGGTTTGTGCATTTTTGGAGCATATACGTAGCGAGCATAAGACGAAAACTTTAAGGAATTACATCGTAGCGGCGATCAAGTTATTGGATTCTAGACTGTTCGCTATAGAAACTGACCCGTCGTGTAAAGAGAAGGTGGCATCCATGACGCACGTGTATGACGTGTTGCACGGGAAGTTGAACGAATGCGACAGGTTGCTCGCGCAGAAGGAGCCTTGTCAGAAACAGGTTGCGGCATTCGACAGTGATGAAATAGATCCAAGTTTTAATGAAGGATACGAATTAGTATAG